A single Bacillota bacterium DNA region contains:
- a CDS encoding response regulator transcription factor, translating into MSFRIYLVEDDKNLNSVLTSYLQKEGWQVSSFLTGEAARQAIGDSPHLWILDIMLPDIDGFQLIKEIKAASPDIPIIFISARDADIDRVVGLEMGSDDYLPKPFLPRELVIRTRKLLERVYMRPAQQTEPSALTIPPYYVNEASRTVRLGEEVVELTSKEFDLLLFFAKNQGRALSREQILNCIWGEDYFGTDRVVDDLVRRLRKKMPELRIETIYGYGYRMVKS; encoded by the coding sequence ATGTCCTTTCGAATTTACTTGGTTGAGGACGACAAAAATCTGAACTCCGTGCTGACCAGTTATTTGCAAAAAGAAGGCTGGCAGGTCTCTTCTTTTTTAACCGGAGAAGCAGCGAGACAGGCCATCGGCGATTCCCCCCATTTGTGGATACTGGATATTATGCTCCCTGACATCGACGGCTTCCAGCTTATCAAAGAGATTAAAGCCGCTTCACCTGACATCCCGATAATTTTTATTTCTGCGCGGGATGCCGACATCGACCGGGTTGTTGGGCTGGAAATGGGCAGCGACGATTATCTGCCGAAACCTTTTCTGCCCCGCGAGCTGGTGATCCGGACTCGCAAACTGCTGGAGCGTGTATATATGCGCCCTGCGCAACAGACCGAGCCATCAGCCCTGACGATTCCTCCATATTATGTCAATGAGGCAAGCAGAACTGTCAGGTTAGGGGAAGAGGTCGTTGAGCTGACCTCCAAAGAATTCGACCTCTTGCTTTTCTTTGCCAAAAACCAGGGCCGGGCATTATCCAGGGAACAGATACTCAACTGCATCTGGGGTGAAGATTATTTCGGAACAGACCGGGTGGTTGACGACCTGGTCAGGCGGCTGCGCAAAAAGATGCCGGAGCTGCGCATCGAAACGATATACGGGTACGGTTACCGGATGGTGAAGTCATGA
- a CDS encoding HAMP domain-containing histidine kinase has translation MKNLPLSLQIWLVFTAITLGISVLLTILFPWTLRDFFTREIYATIESAQSLMFNRFASELNRGMWKPGVFFEGWQQPQDIRAVNHFIISCESDEIISFRVPLLSEEFLYKVKKEAKEQMSSSQRYSGQVGGRKIFYVISKSNLWGYDVFLVSYMWDSYREDLVQTLFKRLVLIMSLVFLFSWVPSLGLARYLSNPLVTLEKRVKRLANRDWHEPIQLQRKDEIGRLGQSVEQLRNQLIRQDEAQQSFLQHVSHELKTPVMVIRSYVQSIRDGIYPKGDLTSTVQVIEEEAERLEKRIRNLLYLTKLDYMASHKPVHETFDITRLIREVIERLRWRRRELDWSLKLSPVKIKGNIEQWRVALENLFDNQIRYAREQVKISLSTGGSGSGAALLHIWNDGPAIEQEIMNRLFQKFNKGYRGEFGLGLAVVQRIASLHDAKIWAANEEEGVSFYLEIPVAQT, from the coding sequence ATGAAAAACCTTCCATTATCTCTGCAAATCTGGCTGGTTTTTACTGCCATCACCTTAGGCATCTCGGTGCTGTTAACCATTTTGTTTCCCTGGACTTTGCGGGATTTCTTTACCAGGGAAATCTATGCTACCATCGAGAGCGCTCAAAGTTTAATGTTCAACCGCTTCGCCAGCGAGCTAAATAGAGGAATGTGGAAACCGGGAGTTTTTTTCGAGGGATGGCAGCAACCGCAGGACATCCGTGCCGTTAATCATTTTATAATCTCTTGCGAAAGCGATGAGATCATTTCTTTTCGCGTCCCTCTCCTTTCTGAAGAGTTTTTGTACAAGGTAAAAAAAGAGGCAAAAGAACAGATGAGCAGCAGCCAGCGCTACAGCGGTCAGGTTGGAGGCAGGAAAATATTTTACGTAATAAGCAAGAGTAATCTATGGGGATACGACGTTTTTCTTGTCTCGTACATGTGGGACTCTTACCGCGAGGATCTGGTGCAAACCCTCTTCAAGAGGCTGGTGCTGATCATGAGCCTCGTATTCCTGTTCAGCTGGGTGCCTTCTCTCGGCCTGGCAAGATATTTGTCTAACCCGCTGGTGACTTTGGAGAAGCGCGTTAAAAGGCTTGCCAACCGCGACTGGCATGAGCCCATCCAGCTGCAGCGCAAGGATGAAATAGGCAGGCTGGGCCAGTCCGTAGAGCAGCTGCGAAACCAGCTGATTCGCCAGGATGAAGCCCAGCAGTCGTTCTTGCAGCATGTATCCCATGAGCTGAAAACTCCTGTTATGGTAATCCGCAGTTATGTGCAGTCAATTCGCGACGGCATCTATCCCAAAGGAGACTTAACAAGCACGGTGCAGGTAATCGAAGAAGAGGCCGAGCGGCTTGAAAAACGCATTCGCAACCTGCTTTACCTGACCAAACTCGACTATATGGCAAGTCATAAGCCTGTGCACGAAACTTTTGACATAACCCGATTAATCAGGGAAGTAATTGAGAGGCTGCGCTGGCGCCGCAGAGAGCTGGACTGGTCGTTAAAGCTCTCCCCTGTCAAAATCAAAGGGAATATTGAACAATGGCGGGTAGCTTTAGAAAATTTATTCGACAATCAGATACGTTATGCCAGAGAACAGGTTAAAATCTCTTTGTCTACAGGAGGCAGCGGCAGCGGAGCTGCTCTGCTGCACATCTGGAACGATGGGCCCGCTATCGAACAGGAAATCATGAACAGGCTGTTTCAAAAGTTCAACAAGGGATACAGGGGAGAATTTGGGCTCGGCCTGGCTGTTGTCCAGCGCATTGCTTCTCTGCATGATGCCAAAATATGGGCTGCAAACGAAGAGGAAGGGGTTTCTTTTTACCTGGAAATCCCCGTTGCTCAAACCTAA
- a CDS encoding adenosylhomocysteinase: MGSLACLTLRDENLGKLGERRIEWAWRKMPVLRQIRREWEESQPLKGIRIAACLHISAKTANLARVLKAGGAQVVLCASNPLSTQDDVAAALNVIYGIPTYARRGVDRETYYRQIYAALDTEPQITIDDGADLVTTLHKERPAQALRVIGGTEETTTGVVRLRAMARDGALKYPVVAVNDALTKHLFDNRYGTGQSTIDGILRATNYLLAGSVFVVVGYGWCGRGIAARARGMGARVIVVEVDPFRALEAWMDGFEVTDMKDAASRADFVVTATGNIHVLGEEHLAALKDGAILANAGHFNVEIDIPALEARARERRTVRENVEEFVLQDGRRICLLGEGRLVNLACGEGHPVEVMDLSFANQALSAAWLIAQQGDLKPDVYRVPREIDEQVARMKLAAFGVRLEELTDEQKKYLASWESGT; this comes from the coding sequence ATGGGAAGTCTTGCCTGCTTGACATTAAGGGACGAAAACTTGGGTAAATTGGGGGAACGGCGAATCGAGTGGGCCTGGCGGAAGATGCCGGTGCTCCGGCAAATTCGCAGGGAGTGGGAAGAGTCCCAACCCCTGAAAGGGATCCGGATCGCGGCCTGCCTCCACATTTCGGCAAAAACTGCCAACCTGGCGCGGGTGCTCAAGGCCGGGGGAGCGCAGGTTGTGCTCTGCGCCTCCAACCCCCTCAGCACCCAGGATGATGTTGCCGCCGCCCTCAACGTGATCTACGGGATTCCCACCTATGCCCGGCGGGGGGTGGACAGGGAAACCTACTACCGCCAGATTTATGCTGCCCTCGACACCGAACCCCAGATCACCATCGACGACGGGGCAGATCTGGTGACAACGCTCCACAAGGAGCGGCCCGCCCAGGCGCTCCGGGTAATCGGTGGGACCGAGGAAACCACCACCGGCGTGGTGAGACTCCGGGCGATGGCGCGGGACGGCGCTTTAAAGTACCCGGTGGTGGCCGTCAACGACGCCCTCACAAAGCACCTGTTTGACAACCGGTACGGCACCGGGCAGTCCACCATTGACGGGATCCTGCGCGCCACCAACTACCTCCTGGCCGGATCTGTTTTTGTGGTTGTGGGCTACGGCTGGTGCGGCCGGGGGATCGCCGCCCGGGCGCGCGGCATGGGGGCAAGGGTGATCGTTGTCGAGGTGGACCCCTTCAGGGCGCTGGAGGCCTGGATGGACGGGTTTGAGGTGACCGACATGAAGGACGCCGCCTCCAGGGCCGATTTCGTTGTCACTGCAACCGGCAACATCCACGTTTTAGGGGAGGAGCACCTTGCCGCCTTGAAGGATGGGGCGATCCTTGCCAACGCCGGGCACTTCAACGTGGAGATCGACATCCCGGCGCTGGAGGCGCGGGCGCGGGAGCGGCGGACCGTCCGTGAAAATGTGGAGGAGTTTGTTTTGCAGGACGGGCGGCGGATTTGCCTGCTGGGTGAAGGGAGGCTCGTCAACCTTGCCTGCGGGGAGGGCCACCCTGTCGAGGTGATGGACCTGAGCTTTGCAAATCAAGCCCTTTCTGCTGCCTGGCTGATCGCGCAGCAGGGAGATTTAAAGCCTGACGTTTACCGGGTGCCCCGGGAAATTGACGAGCAGGTTGCCCGCATGAAGCTTGCGGCTTTCGGGGTGCGGCTGGAGGAGCTGACCGATGAGCAGAAAAAGTACCTGGCCTCCTGGGAGTCCGGCACCTGA
- a CDS encoding DUF362 domain-containing protein, translating to MRAEVFYADSRAKSGENLLDKVGRLFDRAGFAPLIRPKDLVAVKIHFGERGNTAYIRPQFARKVVEKIKEAGGRPFLTDANTLYVGSRANAVDHLETALENGFAYATVGAPLIIADGLWGRDFVTVEINQKHFREAKVASAAYYADALMVLTHFKGHEMTGFGGALKNIGMGLGSRAAKQAMHSDALPTVNPEKCIACGRCTRWCPAGAIRVEEVAVIDQGRCLGCGECTIMCREEAIAINWKTTPDAVQEKIVEYAYAVLKNKEGKVGFITFLTDISPECDCWSYNDAPIVQNIGILASKDPVALDQACVDLVNALPTLPGCKIDLPAGADKFRGLYPGIDWTVQLSYGEKIGLGTRDYRLIRV from the coding sequence TTGAGGGCAGAAGTATTTTATGCAGACTCGAGGGCGAAAAGCGGAGAAAACCTGCTGGATAAAGTCGGGCGCCTCTTCGACCGGGCGGGCTTCGCTCCCCTGATCAGGCCAAAGGACCTCGTTGCCGTGAAGATCCATTTTGGGGAAAGGGGGAATACCGCTTACATCCGCCCTCAGTTTGCCCGGAAGGTGGTCGAAAAGATCAAAGAGGCCGGGGGGCGGCCTTTCCTCACCGACGCCAACACCCTTTACGTGGGAAGCCGGGCCAATGCCGTCGACCACCTGGAGACCGCCCTGGAAAACGGCTTTGCTTATGCCACCGTCGGAGCGCCGCTGATCATCGCGGACGGCCTCTGGGGGCGTGACTTCGTCACCGTAGAAATAAACCAGAAGCACTTCCGGGAGGCAAAGGTGGCAAGCGCCGCCTATTATGCCGATGCTTTAATGGTTCTCACCCACTTTAAAGGCCACGAAATGACGGGCTTTGGTGGAGCCCTCAAGAACATCGGAATGGGCCTGGGGTCGCGCGCCGCCAAGCAGGCGATGCACTCTGACGCCCTTCCCACGGTGAACCCCGAAAAATGTATTGCCTGCGGGCGCTGCACCAGGTGGTGTCCGGCAGGGGCGATCAGGGTAGAAGAGGTGGCAGTAATCGATCAAGGACGCTGCCTGGGCTGCGGGGAGTGCACCATCATGTGCAGGGAAGAGGCAATTGCCATTAACTGGAAGACAACCCCTGATGCCGTCCAGGAAAAGATTGTGGAGTACGCTTACGCCGTTTTAAAGAACAAAGAAGGGAAGGTGGGATTCATCACCTTCCTCACAGACATCAGTCCGGAATGCGACTGCTGGAGCTACAACGACGCTCCCATCGTCCAGAACATCGGAATTCTCGCCAGCAAAGATCCGGTAGCCCTCGACCAGGCCTGCGTCGACCTCGTAAACGCCCTGCCGACCCTGCCGGGATGCAAGATCGACCTTCCGGCAGGAGCCGACAAGTTCCGGGGCCTCTACCCCGGCATCGACTGGACGGTGCAGCTGTCCTACGGAGAAAAGATCGGCCTCGGCACCAGGGACTACCGCCTGATCCGGGTTTAA
- the groL gene encoding chaperonin GroEL (60 kDa chaperone family; promotes refolding of misfolded polypeptides especially under stressful conditions; forms two stacked rings of heptamers to form a barrel-shaped 14mer; ends can be capped by GroES; misfolded proteins enter the barrel where they are refolded when GroES binds), whose protein sequence is MPKELHFREDARHALERGVNKLADTVKVTLGPKGRNVVLEKKFGPPQITNDGVTIAREIELEDPWENMGAQLLKEVATKTNDVAGDGTTTATVLAQAMIREGLKNVAAGANPMILKRGIERATEAAVQKIRELAKPVESKEAIAQVASISAADEEIGSWVADAMEKVGNDGVITVEESQTIGTTLEVVEGMQFDRGYISPYMITDPEKMEARLEDPYILITDKKISAVADIIPILEKVAQTGRPLLVVAEDVEGEALATLVVNKLRGALSCAAVKSPGFGDRRKAMLEDIAILTGGQVITEEKGLKLENTTLDMLGRASRVTVGKEETTIVEGRGSTEAIEKRIAQIKRQYEEATSEYDREKLQERMAKLAGGVAVIKVGAATEVELREKKHRIEDALAATRAAVEEGIVAGGGVALVNAIPALEQLEAEGDEATGIGIVKRALEEPLRQIAHNAGYEGSVVVEKVKAMEPGWGFNALTEKFENMFEAGIVDPAKVTRSALQNAASIAGMLLTTECLIADKPEEEEEKSPRMPRMPMM, encoded by the coding sequence ATGCCGAAAGAGCTCCATTTTCGTGAAGATGCGCGCCACGCCCTGGAGCGGGGCGTGAACAAGCTTGCCGATACCGTAAAGGTGACTTTGGGCCCCAAGGGCCGCAATGTTGTTCTGGAAAAGAAGTTCGGTCCTCCGCAGATTACCAATGATGGAGTTACGATTGCCCGCGAAATCGAACTGGAAGATCCGTGGGAGAACATGGGCGCCCAGCTTTTAAAGGAGGTAGCCACCAAGACCAATGATGTTGCAGGCGACGGAACGACGACGGCAACGGTTCTGGCCCAGGCGATGATCCGGGAGGGCTTGAAAAACGTCGCGGCCGGAGCCAACCCCATGATTTTGAAGCGGGGGATTGAGAGGGCAACCGAAGCGGCCGTTCAGAAGATCAGGGAGCTTGCGAAACCGGTTGAAAGCAAGGAGGCCATCGCCCAGGTTGCATCGATCTCTGCCGCAGATGAAGAAATCGGAAGCTGGGTTGCCGATGCCATGGAAAAAGTGGGAAACGACGGGGTGATTACCGTTGAAGAATCCCAGACCATCGGGACAACCCTTGAGGTTGTGGAGGGAATGCAGTTCGACCGGGGTTATATTTCACCCTACATGATCACCGATCCTGAAAAAATGGAAGCAAGGCTTGAGGATCCTTACATTCTCATTACCGACAAGAAGATTTCGGCGGTTGCAGATATCATCCCCATTTTGGAGAAAGTTGCCCAAACCGGGAGGCCCCTGCTCGTCGTTGCCGAGGATGTGGAAGGGGAAGCCCTTGCAACCCTGGTTGTGAACAAGCTGCGGGGCGCGTTATCCTGTGCTGCCGTGAAATCTCCCGGTTTCGGGGACCGGCGGAAGGCAATGCTGGAAGATATTGCAATTCTCACAGGAGGGCAGGTCATCACCGAGGAAAAAGGGTTGAAGCTGGAGAACACCACCCTCGACATGCTGGGCCGGGCGAGCCGGGTTACGGTCGGCAAGGAAGAGACGACCATTGTCGAGGGAAGGGGCTCTACCGAAGCGATTGAAAAGCGCATTGCTCAGATCAAGCGCCAGTATGAAGAGGCGACCTCCGAGTACGACCGGGAAAAGCTCCAGGAGCGGATGGCGAAGCTGGCCGGAGGTGTTGCCGTGATCAAGGTTGGGGCGGCAACCGAGGTGGAACTCCGCGAGAAGAAGCACCGGATCGAGGACGCCCTTGCCGCCACCCGCGCGGCCGTTGAAGAGGGAATTGTGGCAGGAGGCGGCGTGGCGCTGGTCAACGCCATTCCTGCACTTGAGCAGCTCGAAGCCGAGGGGGATGAAGCGACTGGAATCGGCATCGTTAAAAGGGCCCTGGAGGAGCCCCTCCGGCAGATTGCGCACAACGCCGGTTACGAGGGCTCTGTTGTGGTGGAAAAAGTTAAAGCCATGGAGCCGGGCTGGGGGTTCAACGCCCTTACGGAAAAATTCGAGAACATGTTTGAGGCCGGCATTGTCGACCCGGCCAAGGTGACCCGCTCTGCCCTGCAGAATGCGGCAAGCATTGCAGGGATGCTGCTTACCACCGAGTGCCTGATTGCAGACAAACCTGAAGAGGAAGAAGAAAAATCCCCCCGGATGCCGCGGATGCCGATGATGTAG
- the groES gene encoding co-chaperone GroES, whose protein sequence is MNLRPLGDRVVLKVVEAEDKTKGGIILPDTAKERPQQGEIVAVGTGKVLENGERVPLEVKVGERVIFSRYAGTEVKVAGKEYLIVNERDLLAVVD, encoded by the coding sequence GTGAATCTGAGGCCGCTAGGCGATCGGGTTGTACTCAAGGTCGTAGAAGCAGAAGACAAAACAAAGGGTGGGATTATTTTACCGGATACCGCAAAAGAGAGGCCCCAGCAGGGGGAAATCGTTGCGGTAGGGACGGGGAAGGTCCTCGAAAACGGAGAAAGGGTTCCCCTGGAGGTAAAGGTGGGGGAGCGGGTGATTTTCTCGCGCTATGCCGGCACCGAAGTCAAGGTTGCGGGAAAAGAATACCTGATCGTTAACGAACGGGATCTTCTTGCGGTTGTTGACTAA
- a CDS encoding MogA/MoaB family molybdenum cofactor biosynthesis protein, translating to MKVAILTASDQGARGAREDYSAAVIKEIVASIGGEVVAYDVVPDEKEEIARKLIFYADDQKVDLVLTTGGTGLSPRDVTPEATLEVVERLIPGIPEAMRAAGLRHTPHAMLSRGVAGSRGQTLIINLPGSPRAVRENLEVILPALPHALEILQGRGGECARPDA from the coding sequence GTGAAGGTGGCGATTCTGACGGCGAGCGACCAGGGGGCAAGGGGAGCCCGGGAAGATTACAGTGCGGCGGTGATTAAAGAAATTGTTGCTTCCATTGGAGGAGAAGTTGTTGCTTACGATGTGGTTCCGGACGAGAAAGAGGAAATTGCCAGAAAGCTTATTTTTTATGCAGACGACCAAAAAGTGGATCTTGTGCTGACAACGGGCGGAACCGGTCTCTCCCCCCGGGATGTCACGCCGGAGGCAACCCTCGAGGTGGTGGAGCGCCTCATCCCGGGCATCCCCGAAGCGATGCGGGCGGCCGGGCTGCGGCACACCCCGCACGCCATGCTTTCGCGGGGGGTGGCGGGAAGCCGCGGTCAAACCCTGATCATCAACCTCCCGGGCAGCCCCCGCGCCGTCCGGGAGAACCTGGAAGTGATTTTGCCCGCGCTTCCTCATGCCCTTGAGATTCTGCAGGGGCGGGGAGGAGAATGCGCCCGCCCTGATGCGTGA
- a CDS encoding MOSC domain-containing protein — translation MGRIVAVCTSSRKGERKINVGQGMLIENFGLEGDAHAGPWHRQVSLLALESIKKMQEQGLGVGPGDFAENITTEGIELVNLPVGTKIRLGEHALGEVTQIGKECHTRCAIYYQAGDCVMPREGIFIRVLKGGPVKVGDPIEVLAPEPEQGAN, via the coding sequence ATGGGAAGAATCGTAGCAGTGTGCACCAGTTCCCGCAAAGGGGAGCGGAAAATCAACGTCGGGCAGGGGATGCTGATCGAAAATTTCGGCCTTGAGGGGGATGCCCATGCCGGGCCCTGGCACCGCCAGGTCAGCCTGCTCGCCCTGGAAAGCATCAAAAAGATGCAGGAGCAGGGTCTGGGGGTGGGGCCAGGCGATTTCGCAGAAAACATCACGACTGAAGGGATCGAGCTTGTCAACCTCCCTGTGGGCACGAAAATCCGCCTGGGTGAGCACGCCCTCGGGGAAGTTACCCAGATCGGGAAAGAGTGCCATACCAGGTGCGCCATTTACTACCAGGCGGGGGACTGCGTGATGCCGCGCGAGGGAATCTTCATCCGGGTTTTAAAAGGCGGCCCCGTAAAGGTGGGGGACCCCATCGAGGTCCTCGCACCCGAACCAGAGCAAGGCGCAAATTAA
- the moaC gene encoding cyclic pyranopterin monophosphate synthase MoaC — MAELTHFDPQGRARMVDVGGKPETAREARARGAVFVAPETLELIQTGGIAKGDVLGVAQVAGIMAAKRTPELIPMCHLLLLDGVDLRFRFDAKRSAVEIEARVKSRGKTGVEMEALTAVSVAALTIYDMCKAVDRGMVIGEIRLVEKSGGKSERFLREGEAEWEES, encoded by the coding sequence TTGGCCGAACTGACCCATTTTGATCCGCAGGGCCGCGCCCGCATGGTTGATGTGGGGGGAAAACCCGAAACTGCAAGGGAGGCAAGGGCGCGGGGAGCGGTTTTCGTGGCGCCGGAAACCCTGGAATTGATTCAAACCGGGGGGATTGCAAAGGGGGATGTTTTGGGAGTGGCGCAGGTCGCCGGAATTATGGCGGCAAAGCGCACTCCCGAACTGATCCCGATGTGCCATCTTCTGCTGCTGGACGGGGTGGACCTCCGCTTCCGGTTTGACGCGAAGCGCAGTGCGGTTGAAATCGAGGCACGGGTGAAGAGCCGGGGGAAGACCGGGGTGGAAATGGAGGCCCTGACCGCTGTGAGTGTTGCTGCCCTGACGATTTACGATATGTGCAAGGCGGTGGACCGGGGAATGGTGATCGGGGAGATCCGCCTGGTGGAAAAGTCGGGCGGGAAAAGCGAAAGATTTTTACGGGAAGGGGAAGCGGAATGGGAAGAATCGTAG
- the moaA gene encoding GTP 3',8-cyclase MoaA — translation MEDRFGRRIDYLRISVTDRCNLRCLYCMPAAGIRVKPRAEILRFEEIIRIAQVALRLGINRFRLTGGEPLIRRGILSFIRALALLPGVKDLSLTTNGTLLSQMKERLFEAGIRRLNISLDTLNAENYRRLTRGGDFHLVWEGITGALRTGFHPVKINVVALRGFNDREWPDFARLTYAYPLHVRFIEIMPVGTSRDLAGRHFISCSQIKSVLQEIFGDLAPAGEISGSGPARYFRLPGALGTVGFIDAVSNHFCARCNRLRLTADGKLRPCLHDHREVDLRGPLRAGAGDAELEEIFRTALLLKPEGYHKAKGAPEGGRGMCQIGG, via the coding sequence ATGGAGGACAGGTTTGGAAGAAGAATTGACTATTTGCGGATTTCGGTGACAGACCGCTGCAATCTGCGGTGCCTTTACTGCATGCCTGCAGCGGGGATCAGGGTCAAGCCCCGTGCCGAGATCCTGCGCTTTGAGGAAATCATCCGGATTGCGCAGGTTGCTCTCCGGCTGGGGATCAACAGGTTTCGCCTGACAGGCGGAGAGCCCCTGATCAGGCGCGGGATCCTTTCTTTCATCAGGGCCCTTGCCCTTCTGCCGGGAGTCAAGGATTTGTCTCTGACCACAAACGGAACTCTTCTCTCCCAGATGAAAGAACGGCTCTTTGAAGCCGGGATACGCCGTCTCAACATCAGTCTGGATACCCTGAATGCAGAAAATTACCGGCGGTTGACGCGGGGTGGAGATTTTCACCTGGTTTGGGAGGGGATCACCGGGGCGCTCAGGACCGGCTTTCATCCCGTCAAGATTAACGTCGTGGCCCTCAGGGGGTTCAACGACCGGGAATGGCCGGATTTTGCCCGCCTCACGTATGCTTATCCCCTCCACGTGCGGTTTATCGAAATCATGCCTGTAGGGACGAGCAGGGATCTGGCGGGAAGGCATTTTATCTCCTGCTCCCAGATTAAATCGGTGCTCCAGGAAATTTTTGGAGATCTTGCTCCGGCCGGAGAAATCTCGGGAAGCGGTCCTGCCCGGTACTTCCGCCTGCCCGGCGCCCTGGGAACGGTAGGGTTTATTGATGCCGTGAGCAACCACTTCTGCGCCCGGTGTAACCGCCTCCGGCTCACGGCAGACGGAAAGCTCCGTCCCTGCCTCCACGATCACCGGGAGGTCGACCTGCGGGGGCCGCTGCGGGCAGGCGCAGGCGATGCCGAACTGGAAGAGATTTTCCGGACCGCTCTCCTTTTAAAGCCGGAAGGCTACCATAAAGCAAAAGGCGCACCCGAGGGGGGGCGGGGGATGTGCCAGATTGGGGGTTGA